The following proteins are co-located in the Toxotes jaculatrix isolate fToxJac2 chromosome 9, fToxJac2.pri, whole genome shotgun sequence genome:
- the pxylp1 gene encoding 2-phosphoxylose phosphatase 1: MLARNRFLLLVVVGGAALAIISLSLQFLNLIPTTPIVEERPFQAIDGGLAMALGKSRKRVFPVPHTQEPNPISEAYGYCNTPNRSEQAWEGHSPADYKLLSVQVMIRHGDRYPLYSIPKTKRPAIDCTLSISRKPSHPLLNSFISHMGQGGHGHWESPLGSVPRLPNHSVCEMGELTQTGVVQHLRNGQLLHQAYKRHNLLPSDWSPRQLWVETTGKSRTLQSGLAFLYGFLPDFDWTKLTVRHQWSTLFCGSACDCPARNRYLEEEQRRQYRLRVADTELERTYANMARTLGLLTRQLRAANPIDSLLCHLCHDLSFPCVPLGESGTGGCLTVAQFAVIRRQQLDDEVDRRRVGLYHKYAILAMYPYLNRTAAKMERVAKANEAGRQPRAGGEEVFTLSSAHDVTMAPLLSALGLEEARFPRFAARVVFELWKSPPATQGQLKKRAGKGDKSKVKDGELFIRVLYNGEDVTFHTTFCRSHDRHASQPLCPLKNFLSFVRKDMFSVVSASSYHGACYRRPD, encoded by the exons ATGCTGGCTCGCAACCGCTTCCTCCTCCTGGTGGTGGTGGGCGGGGCAGCGCTGGCCATCATCAGTCTGAGCCTTCAGTTCT TGAACCTGATCCCCACCACTCCCATAGTGGAGGAGCGACCCTTCCAGGCAATAGATGGAGGCCTTGCGATGGCTCTGGGGAAGAGCAGAAAGAGAGTGTTCCCGGTGCCTCACACCCAGGAGCCCAACCCTATATCTGAGGCCTACGGCTACTGCAACACTCCCAACCGCAGCGAACAGGCCTGGGAAG GTCACAGTCCTGCCGACTACAAGCTGCTCTCTGTCCAGGTGATGATTCGCCATGGAGACCGTTACCCACTGTACTCCATCCCCAAGACCAAACGACCCGCCATCGACTGCACCCTGTCCAtcagcag GAAGCCTTCCCACCCCCTGCTGAACTCCTTCATCAGTCACATGGGCCAGGGAGGGCATGGCCACTGGGAGTCGCCACTGGGCTCGGTTCCCCGTCTGCCCAACCACAGTGTCTGTGAGATGGGAGAACTCACACAGACAG GTGTGGTGCAGCACCTACGCAATGGGCAGCTGCTCCACCAAGCCTACAAGCGTCACAACCTCCTCCCCTCTGACTGGTCACCCCGCCAGTTGTGGGTGGAGACCACAGGTAAGAGCCGGACTCTGCAGAGTGGACTTGCCTTCCTTTACGGTTTCCTCCCAGACTTTGATTGGACAAAGCTGACTGTGCGTCACCAGTGGAGCACGCTGTTCTGCGGCTCGGCCTGCGACTGCCCTGCCAGGAACagatacctggaggaggagcagaggaggcagtaTCGGCTCCGGGTGGCCGATACTGAGCTGGAGAGGACTTACGCCAACATGGCACGGACTTTGGGTCTGCTTACCCGCCAGCTCCGAGCTGCAAACCCTATAGATTCCCTGCTGTGCCACCTGTGCCACGACCTTTCTTTTCCATGCGTTCCCCTGGGAGAGAGTGGCACAGGTGGCTGTCTGACAGTGGCACAGTTTGCCGTGATTCGTCGGCAGCAGCTGGATGATGAGGTTGATCGGAGAAGAGTGGGGCTGTACCACAAATACGCCATTCTGGCTATGTACCCCTACCTCAACCGAACCGCTGCCAAAATGGAGCGTGTTGCCAAGGCTAATGAGGCTGGCCGACAGCCTCGAGCCGGGGGTGAGGAGGTCTTCACCCTCTCTTCagctcatgacgtcaccatgGCCCCTTTGCTGAGTGCCCTGGGGCTGGAGGAGGCCAGGTTCCCACGTTTTGCAGCACGAGTGGTGTTTGAACTGTGGAAGAGTCCCCCAGCGACTCAAGGGCAGCTGAAGAAGAGAGCTGGCAAAGGTGATAAGTCAAAAGTGAAAGATGGGGAACTGTTCATCAGGGTGCTGTACAACGGCGAGGACGTGACATTTCATACCACCTTCTGTCGCTCCCACGACCGCCATGCCAGCCAGCCCCTCTGCCCACTGAAGAACTTCCTGTCTTTTGTAAGGAAAGACATGTTCAGTGTTGTCAGTGCTAGTTCCTACCATGGGGCCTGCTACAGACGCCCTGAttga